AAAGATTTGAAGTTGTTTTTAGAAATTGGAAATCTTGAAGATAAAGTAAAAGTAAAGGTAGATGATAAAGGAAAAGAGATAAGCGATAGTGGAGGAAAGGTTTATGATTATAGTGATGTTCCAACCTATGCTATTATACCTGCTTTTATTATAAGTGAACTTAAGATAGCCTTTGAAATAGGTTTCTTATTGTTTATACCATTCTTGATTATAGATATAGTTACTGGAAGTATATTAATGTCCATGGGGATGTTTATGGTTCCTCCAGTTATGATTTCTTTACCATTTAAATTGCTTTTATTTGTTATGGTAGACGGATGGCACTTACTTGTAAGAGCTCTTATATTAAGTTTTAGATGAGGTGGTTAAATGTCTGAAAATATGATTATTTCGATTTTAAAAGATGCACTTACTACGGGAATTCTAATTTCCGCACCAATACTAATTACAGCCACTGTAGTTGGACTTATAATTGCTATTTTGCAGGCTACCACTCAAATACAAGAGCAAACCTTGACTTTTGTTCCTAAAATACTTGTGGCAGCTTTAGTTGGACTTTTATGTAGTGGATGGATGTTACATAAGTCTTTAGATTTTACTAAAAGAATATTTGAAATAATAGCAAATATTACAAAATAGGAGGACATACCTTGTTAAATTTAGATCTTATACTAATTTTTATAATGGTATTGCTAAGAATAACAGCTTTCTTTGGTGTGCTGCCTGTGTTATTTCCACAGGGGACTCCTAAATATGCAAAACTATTATTTTCCTCCTTAATAGCGTATTTAATATTACCTACAGTAAAAGGTATTTCGAGTATACAGTTTAACAATATGTTTTCTATATTTTATTACGGGGCTAATGAAATAGTCATAGGACTTATGATGGGTTATATAACAAACTTATGTTTTAATTTCATAAAAATGGGGGGGCAATATTTAGATGTTCATATAGGATTTGCGATGAACACTCTATTTGATCCATATTCAAATGAAAATATTACATTAATACAAAAGTTATTTTATATGATTTCAGTACTTTTATACTTTTTAATAAATGGTCATCACATATTAATAAAATCATTAGTTTTTAGTTATAAATCAGTTAATATAGGGCAATCAATAATATTTACTGAAAAGTTCTCAATTATTCTAAAAGCCTTTACATATTTCTTCACTACAGGTATTCGTATATCTTTACCTATAACTTTAATAATTTTAGTTATAAACCTTATTTTAGGATTGGCATCAAGAACAGTACCTCAGTTAAATGTCATGATATTAGGTATGCCTATTAAAATTTTGGCAGGAATAGCAGGAATAATAATAACTTTGCCTATAATAATTAAAATGTTTAATTCAGGTTTTAATGAAATACCTAAAATCTTAACAAATTTACTTAAGATAGGCCCTGTTATTTTTATATTTGCAGATAGTGGCGATAAAACTGAGGAGGCTACTGAAAAGAAAAAAAGGGATAGTAGAAAAAAGGGACAAATACCTAAGAGTAAGGACCTTAATATGACTTC
The nucleotide sequence above comes from Hathewaya histolytica. Encoded proteins:
- the fliQ gene encoding flagellar biosynthesis protein FliQ, producing MSENMIISILKDALTTGILISAPILITATVVGLIIAILQATTQIQEQTLTFVPKILVAALVGLLCSGWMLHKSLDFTKRIFEIIANITK